The sequence below is a genomic window from Microbacterium abyssi.
CGGCATCCACCAGGCGACGCAGGATCGATCGCTCCGACACGATGCCCGCGTAGTACCCCGCATTCGCCGCAGTCGGCACGATCGAGGTGAGCGTGTGCAGGTAGTCGGCGCCACCGGCCCTGCCGAGCTCGCCGGTCTTGATCAGCTCGTCGGTGACAGCCACGACGTCGGTCGGCTCGCCATGCGAGTACAGCGAGAGGATGGCCTCGAAGATGAGCTCGTGCTTGGGGATGTAGAAGTCGGCGCCCTTGAGCGTCTCGATCACGTCGGCGACGGCGTCCTTCGACAGCAGCATGCCCCCGAGCGCGCTCTGCTCGGCGAGAAGGTCGTGCGGCGGCGTGCGCTCCGGCTTGCGCTGTCCTCCGAGACGCTCCTCCGAGATGTCGGCTATCGACACTGTGCTCCCTTCGGTGCGGCTGGCAGGTGGTGCGGCAGAGGGATGCTGTGGCTTCCCCGGCTGGCGACAGCGGAGTGTTTCGCGGTCGCTGGGAGCGAACCACACACCACCGACATCTCGTCGCTCGTCCACGGTATGAGCGGAGTTTTTCTCATGCAACACGGCCTGTGGATAACTATGTGGAGAGTGTGCGGAGAACCTCGGAGTGTCTGTGCAGAACGGATGTGGATAACCCTGTGACAGCAACGCACATCCGAATGTCTTAGCCAGCGTGACCTGGGATTTATATTTTCCTCAGCCTGTGGACGAGAACCTGTTTAAACGACTGATTGAAGGTTCCTTCTGATGCGGTGAGATGTGTACAACTTGGGGAGAAGTCAAGACTTGATTTTCTCGGGCGCGTCCATGACTTTCTGTCGCTCGAACGCCCTTTCCGAGCCGAGATCAGGCAGCGATCCGACGCGAACACCCTGGACAGGGTGAACGTCCGCGAGTATCGTCGGCCGCGACACGACTTGTGTCAGATGGCGTTTCCCTCAGAGGGGGAGGTGAACGTGAGTACTACCGCATCTCGCCGGATCTCGACCGGCGTCGCATGGAGCGCGTTCGCTGTGCTCGCGTGGGCTGCCCTCACCCTCCTGACCTCCACCGGCACCGCGCACGCGGACGAGGAGACCGACGGACCACTGGACGGGCTCACGTCTCTCGTGGGGTCGACGGTCGGCGCCGGCACAGACCTCGTCTCAGATGTCGTGACCGACACCGTCACTCCCGCAGTCGAGTACGTGGCACCCGTCGTCACCGAGACCGTCCCCACCGCCGCCGAGCCCGTGGCGCAGAGCGTGTCCCAGACTGTCGACGCGATCCCGGTCGTCCGCGATGTGGTCCCGCCCGTCGTCGCCCCGGTTGCGGACGCGGCGACCGAGACCGCCACGGAGGTCACCGCTCCAGTGACCCAGCTGCTCAAGGACTCCCCTGTCTCACAGGTCACCGATCCGGTTCTCGACGCGGTCTCGGACATCCACATCGTCGGCGACGTACTTGAGGACCTGTCCATCACTGATGCCGCGACCGAGATCTCCCGCACTGTCGACGCCACGGCCGGGGTACTCGGAGGCGCGGTCGAGGATGCCTTTCCTCCTGTCCTCGAGACGGTCGACCGTGCGGTGCCCTCTGGTCCGGACGCATCTGCGCCGGAAGTAGACGCGGCCGATCCGTCGCCGATGCGCGAGCCCGCCATGCCTGCGATGGACAAGACTGCCACGAGCGTGAGCGCGGGTGCCGCCACGGTTGCGGCGGTGACGGCCGCGATCTCCGAAGCGGACGCTGCCGGTGAATCCGGTGTGCCCGCACGCGCTGCGCACCTGCCGCCGGGCTCTCCCGCACCCTCGTCGTCCACCGGCCACGGCGGCCCTGTCGGCGATGCCGCCCGCCCCGGCGACACGTCCGACGATGCGCTTCGCGCCTGGAAGCACCCGCTCGGCGCGACCGATGACGTTCTTCCGTGTTCTCCGGTCTTCGAGACCGACGCTTCTCCTGACTGACCCGGGTCCGGTCATCCCTCGCGGATGACATACGTCCGCGTGCGCCCCGTTCGCGCGCGCTCAACCGACCCATCTCAGTCAGGAGTTGAATCATGCAAACCTTCGTGAAGCGCGCCCTGTGGGGCGTCGCTATCGCCGGCGGGATCACCCTGCTCGGCGCGACTGCCGCCAACGCGGCAGAAACCGATGGAGAGGACAGCATCCTCTCCGGAACCCAGGCGGTCGCCCCCGTTTCGGTGCCCGTCGACGTCTCCGGCAATGCGATCTCGCTGCTCGGAACGTCGAATGCGGATGCTTCGGCGTCCGCTCCTGCCACGGCACCTGCCCCGCCTCCCGCCGCGGAGACGAGCGGTGTGGACGGAACGGCTTCCGGAACGCAGGCGCTCGTGACCGTCGACCTCCCGGTGACGGTTCAGGACAGCGGTGTGAGCGTGCTCGGCTCCTCCGATGTCGCCGCTCCAGCCGAGGCTCCGGCGGCCAGCGAACCGGCAACGCCGACCGCACCGGCCGTCAGCACCTCCGGCACCGACTCGCTGCTCAGCGGCACGCAGGCGCTGCTGGACGTGAACGTGCCCGTCACGGTCACGGACAACGCCGTCTCCGTGCTGGGCGAGAGCGCGGCATCCGATGACACCACAATGGGCACCACGGCACCGGCCGACGGAACCACCGGCACGATGCCGATGACCGAGGGAACCGACGGCACCGCCAGCGGATCCCAGGTCACCGCACCTGTCACGGCGCCGGTGAACGCCACCGGCAACGCGATCAGCGTGCTCGGCGAGAGCGCCGCATCCAGCGACGCAACCGCAAGCACCATGCCGGCTGACGGAACCACCAGTGCCATGCCCACCACCGACGGAACCGACGGCACCGCCAACGGAACCCAGGTCACCGCACCTGTCACCGCACCAGTGAACGCCACCGGCAACGCGATCAGCGTGCTCGGCGAAAGCGCCGCATCCAGCGACGCAAGCGCAAGCACCATGCCGGCTGACGGAACCACCAGTGCCATGCCCACCACCGACGGAACCGACGGCACCGCCAACGGAACCCAGGTCACCGCACCCGTCACCGCACCAGTGAACGCCACCGGCAACGCGATCAGCGTGCTCGGCGAAAGCGCCGCATCCAGCGACGCAACCGCAAGCACCATGCCGGCTGACGGAACCACCAGTGCCATGCCCACCACCGACGGAACCGACGGCACCGCCAACGGAACCCAGGTCACCGCACCTGTAACGGCGCCGGTGAACGCCACCGGCAACGCGATCAGCGTGCTGGGTGAG
It includes:
- a CDS encoding beta strand repeat-containing protein, which gives rise to MQTFVKRALWGVAIAGGITLLGATAANAAETDGEDSILSGTQAVAPVSVPVDVSGNAISLLGTSNADASASAPATAPAPPPAAETSGVDGTASGTQALVTVDLPVTVQDSGVSVLGSSDVAAPAEAPAASEPATPTAPAVSTSGTDSLLSGTQALLDVNVPVTVTDNAVSVLGESAASDDTTMGTTAPADGTTGTMPMTEGTDGTASGSQVTAPVTAPVNATGNAISVLGESAASSDATASTMPADGTTSAMPTTDGTDGTANGTQVTAPVTAPVNATGNAISVLGESAASSDASASTMPADGTTSAMPTTDGTDGTANGTQVTAPVTAPVNATGNAISVLGESAASSDATASTMPADGTTSAMPTTDGTDGTANGTQVTAPVTAPVNATGNAISVLGESAASGDTTMGTTPPADGTTGTMPMTDGTDSTASGTQVTAPVTAPVTVGGNAISLVGESAVTGGGAGAPVSTPSTGDDTVTSGLDSLLGGSQIAAPISIPLDVGGNAIGVIGDSTVIDPGTDPGTDPGTDPGTDPGTDPGEAPGTDSDATPVPSGQGGNVVEAGGGMLAKTGADIPVAPVLFATMLLLIGAGLLRRRVTG